The sequence tattttttttttttttttttattatttttttttttttttttttaataaaataaaaataagtgATTTGAGTAATTATCCAGTTTCAATTTATGATGTAGATTTTAGAAATCTTACATCCTTATCACTTTCAAATGTTAACTATGGTGAAAATTTACCACCAGCttcaaattttgattttgaaaaattgacctatttattattaagcTCCAATCAATTTAATGGATCACTCCCAGAAGAATATTGTTCATTTGTTAAAGGTTCATTGGCACTTGGTTCCAATGATTTAACAGGTTCAGTGCCAGATTGTTTCAAATGTTTGGGTGGTGAAGAGTTTCCAGGTTTATTCCCAAATAATTTCGATGATTTCTTTGATGATACACCAGCTGATGTTTGTACTGCATTCTCTTTGGATGTTCCTGTCaatcaattattgaaaacCAATGAAACTACAGTTTTTGAGTTTACAGGTTCAAATTTAGGTTGGGATTCTGATATTGAATCAACTCAAGCAAATGTTGAATTAGCAATCATTGAACCAAATAAGAAAATTAAGATTACTATTCCACCAGGTGCTGGTATTCAAAATGcaactttaaaatttggaagtaatttttcaattgaagttattttaaattatgaaTTTTATGGTCCAACAATCGATTCATACTATGTTCAAGGATCTGGTATCTTTTTCAGAGGTTCTTATTTTAGTTACAATCAAgattatgaaaatatttttacaattaataaagacTATAAATTCACTGCCCATATTCAAACAATTGAAGACCAAAATCTAAACAATGGAGTtggttttgaaaatgatgatacaCCAATCTCTGTATTGAAAAATCGTGAAGCTTTCAATGTTTCAATTGATGTAGCTGGTAAACAATCAGAAACTgtaacatttatttattttggaaatatTACTATGCTTTCAGATCTTTCCtcaattcaattgaatacAACAGGTGGTGATTTCTCATTCGATGGTGAATTTGGTTGTAATACAACTGATTTTTCAAATCCTATCTTTAAGATCAATGATATTGATGTTCAAATCTTAGAAATTACAGAAACTAGAATTAATATCACTTATCCACCAATTGAAAATGCTGGTACATATTCACTTTATATTGAAGTTGGTGATTTCTCTTTCACTAATGAAATCAAATTCATTGAAACCCCAACTTTCCCACCAACTCCAACTC comes from Dictyostelium discoideum AX4 chromosome 2 chromosome, whole genome shotgun sequence and encodes:
- a CDS encoding leucine-rich repeat-containing protein (Similar to LRR): MSFKKNILIIIFLIFLIKNINSQSFKGNQKQQVNALLSQIYQGNVYEGFQCMLNMVMCSGDTVIGINIFTGVPVTLTVDFSVFEDLTYFISSSAISFSPNIFSRLPNFTSPEVYFNIGKMNDQIPEDIVLPENLYTVEFKSISVPLPNAFFSTGAIGTILINNANPGFALPNQFPQNNFLKQLNLNIIGNGFFPSNAGSALSNLTELTLNINNYNTKNITFPTFEPFNQLTKLAINFHSADPLNQLFEFEPTINNINTLEELHIENLGFNISNDVDLTNLSKNLKLTFSNHILPLNKFKYPLNCSLDLSNYPVSIYDVDFRNLTSLSLSNVNYGENLPPASNFDFEKLTYLLLSSNQFNGSLPEEYCSFVKGSLALGSNDLTGSVPDCFKCLGGEEFPGLFPNNFDDFFDDTPADVCTAFSLDVPVNQLLKTNETTVFEFTGSNLGWDSDIESTQANVELAIIEPNKKIKITIPPGAGIQNATLKFGSNFSIEVILNYEFYGPTIDSYYVQGSGIFFRGSYFSYNQDYENIFTINKDYKFTAHIQTIEDQNLNNGVGFENDDTPISVLKNREAFNVSIDVAGKQSETVTFIYFGNITMLSDLSSIQLNTTGGDFSFDGEFGCNTTDFSNPIFKINDIDVQILEITETRINITYPPIENAGTYSLYIEVGDFSFTNEIKFIETPTFPPTPTPTSTPTPTPTSTSTSTSDDEGLSTSPTLSISFIYLFSIILLINFVF